The following are encoded together in the Epinephelus moara isolate mb unplaced genomic scaffold, YSFRI_EMoa_1.0 scaffold2306, whole genome shotgun sequence genome:
- the LOC126387134 gene encoding protocadherin gamma-C3-like, which yields MACGIPPFSLCVTWRFGCRQNLQLLFFLFYLSHMVSGHIRYSVPEEMKKGSLIGNVAQDLGLDLKRLRSGRARIVTGESIQYTELKTDKGTLVVKERIDREQLCGDVTPCSFSFEVILENPMELHQITVEITDINDHSPTFKRDAIQFEISEIANTGARFSLASAEDPDVGVNGLKEYILTENDNFVLKQNSNADGKKYAEMVLQKPLDRETNPNLSLKLIAVDGGTPQRSGTVNIEITVLDVNDNAPVFNQSVYKATVMENAPRDTYVTTVNASDADFGSNSIVTYYFSDPNSGLGNLFIVDEKSGVILITGSIDYEKDKKYELRIDAKDQGGLTDSSKVIIEVTDVNDNAPTISVMSFTSPVSEDSPPGTTIGIINVKDLDSGDNGQVNCRIEQNAPFKIKSNLRNYYTLVTDTVLDRESVSEYNITVVATDAGMPPLSTTRTFNLKVSDVNDNAPVFSLSVYSAFIAENNSPGFSVLTLRAKDPDENQNA from the coding sequence atGGCTTGTGGAATACCACCCTTCTCTCTGTGCGTAACATGGCGCTTTGGCTGCAGACAGAATTTGCAGcttctcttcttccttttttatcTCAGCCATATGGTCAGCGGACATATCCGATATTCAGTCCCGGAGGAGATGAAGAAGGGATCCCTAATCGGTAATGTAGCACAGGACCTTGGTTTGGATCTGAAAAGGCTCCGCTCTGGCCGGGCCCGTATCGTGACTGGAGAGAGCATCCAGTACACCGAGCTGAAGACAGACAAAGGAACGCTGGTAGTGAAAGAAAGAATAGACCGAGAGCAGCTTTGTGGAGACGTAACGCCGTGTAGTTTCAGCTTTGAGGTGATTTTAGAAAACCCAATGGAGCTACATCAAATTACAGTTGAAATTACAGACATAAATGATCATTCGCCCACATTCAAACGAGACGCAATCCAATTTGAAATCAGCGAAATCGCTAATACGGGCGCTCGGTTTTCACTAGCGAGTGCAGAAGACCCAGATGTGGGTGTCAATGGACTTAAAGAATATATTTTGACCGAGAATGATAATTTTGTTCTGAAACAAAATTCGAATGCAGATGGAAAGAAATATGCAGAGATGGTGCTTCAGAAGCCAttagacagagagacaaatcCTAATCTATCTCTAAAGCTAATAGCTGTAGACGGTGGAACTCCGCAGAGATCTGGTACAGTAAATATAGAAATTACTGTTCTTGATGTAAATGACAATGCGCCTGTATTTAATCAGTCAGTGTACAAAGCTACTGTGATGGAAAACGCTCCCAGAGAtacttatgtaaccactgttaatGCTAGTGACGCAGATTTCGGGTCAAATAGTATCGTGACGTATTATTTTTCAGATCCTAACAGTGGTCTGgggaatttatttattgttgatgAAAAAAGTGGCGTCATTTTAATTACAGGCTCTATCGATTATGAAAAAGACAAGAAGTACGAGCTCAGAATTGATGCAAAAGATCAGGGAGGTTTGACAGACTCGAGTAAAGTGATAATTGAAGTAACTGATGTAAATGACAACGCCCCTACTATCAGCGTCATGTCATTCACTAGTCCTGTGTCAGAGGACTCTCCTCCTGGAACAACTATTGGCATTATAAATGTAAAAGACCTGGATTCAGGTGATAACGGACAAGTAAACTGTAGAATAGAACAAAATGCACCTTTCAAGATTAAATCTAATTTAAGAAATTACTATACTTTGGTAACAGATACTGTGTTAGATCGTGAGAGTGTCTCAGAATATAACATCACTGTAGTTGCAACAGATGCAGGAATGCCTCCTCTCTCAACAACAAGAACCTTTAATTTAAAGGTCTCTGATGT